One Primulina eburnea isolate SZY01 chromosome 4, ASM2296580v1, whole genome shotgun sequence genomic window, GGCCTGGGCTCACGGGCAGGGCCTTGGATGCACACAAAGAGTCCTAGTTCCATAGAAGGATTCGGCCAGTTTAAGCAGTGTCTTGGGGGGGATTTGTTTTTGACCTTGGGCGTGAGTTTCTGATGGTTTAAGGGTCCAGTAGGTAAGTTTAGGATGTTGGGCAAGTTTTGGGCCaacatggttcgggggtaactcgtgaaaatcgaaaGTTGACTCGGGGTCGAAATTTAGGTGTCAAATGAGggttttaaataaagaaaaaattgaaaaatggtTCATGtgggtcgagtcatggttcataaaagctaaaataatataaaaagactaaattttgaattcaGGAATTTTATATCAAAGTGTGGGAATTTTCGGGATTTAAAACATTGTCGAAACagttaattaaagataaatgaaaacGTATGATTTTTAAGCTTAATATTAtggaaaaattaatttaagcttaaataattattttggacatgttagagtcaagaaatcaagaaaaaagtcagaAACATAAAATGTCACgattaggggtaaaacggtctttttgcacctagaaattagtaaaggtcatggcagtgccctaaacgCTGTTTGTATGATATTATGATCATTTgtgcatgtttatgaaatgttcaggatttatttatgatttattttaaatgtccatgaaatttcatgatttaagttgacatttaaaatacatggtgcatgcttggtttcaaaagaaaatatatttatgcatgattttataaagtgatgaaaactttgatgaaagtgaagtaattgtgactatgaggatttgaggatatgaggttatgattgaggataggccaaggctcagttgacgatcctgtgtcgctgatgtccccgccgcccagtactgtggtttcatgtagatggtaccatcgaattttgaggattgaggaaagtcacaattaacgatctgaatcaataaaggaaaagataatgtttatgatcatgaaaagattATGTCATGTTATGATTGAGGAAAAAGGTAAAGGTGAGGTTCATGTTATGCATATcacgaaaatgttatttttcgtaaaagtattttcactgttgcatgtggttttattatgtattatttgttacaaAGATtgggtgtgttgagtctttagactcactaggtgtgatggatgcaggtggggTTGAGGGAGGCCTTGACGGGTgattgactggactgaaggtgcacgcaacccgaggaccagcgttTCTACTGtttccgcatttacgattttatgattcatgatttcgttacagattttaagatttttatgttATGCTTCGAGAGGTTTTTGAGGGGTTTAGTACGGGTTAGACATTTCACATTTATTGCTTTTAAGGTTTGGTATGTCATgcgatgattttattttttatgattgttgcacttgattttaaaatgctagcgAGTGGATGTTCTAGATCatgggcaaaatattttattaaaaatattttcatgtctaagccgaattttaaaaaaaaaatttctagtacattttaaacaaaataacacgagacgtttcagttggtatcatagcaaaggtcctgtaaagggttgtgccaccatcagcgccgggaaggtcattcgtcaagcctcaaagttgtaagtcttacatgctttatgtgattttatgatattacctGCACGACGTTATGAATACCACGATTATGCTACATGTTTACTAGTATTTCAAGTATTTTGCTCtgcatgcttaaattgccatttatgttatgaattttcacaTGATTAGCGAACGTAGATTTAAATgtatgttggttacgttagaaaTTTGGAAAATGTTCAGATAAAATGCATCCTCGATGTGCCCCTGTCTTTGATAACCAAGAGGAGAACAGTGTTAACCGTCAAGAAAACAACCAAAGGAATGGACCACCACCGCCACCACCAGATGCTGCTACTCGTGCTCTTGAGGGGATGGCTCGTTTATTCGAGCAACAGTTACAGCAACAGCAGTTGCAACAGTAGCAGTTACAGTTACAGCAGTTACAGCAGCAATAGCTGGGACAGCAGGCTCCTAGACCACCGCAGGATATTtatgatcagttccggaggctggggccaaaggaattttctggcaccactGATCCATTTGCTGCCGAGAGCTTGATCCGCTCTATTGAGGTACACTTCCGTTATCTGAATATGGGAGATGCTGACCGTGTGAGGTGTACCACTTACCTGCTTAGGGATGATGCTGcactatggtgggaaggagtcgAGCTTGGTGTTAACCTTGCTACTATCACTTGGCCACAATTCAAAGAAATTTTCTATGAGAAGTATTTTACTGCGGATGTTAGAGGCCGACTAAAGAGGGAGTTTATGAGCCTCCGACAGGGAGACTTGTCTGTTGCCGACTTTGTgaagaagtttgataggggttgtcactttgtaccccttattgcgAGAGATCCTGCAGAAAAGCTTAGGCACTTTATGGATGGTCTATGTCCTTCTCTACGCAACAATGTTATGATGATGCATCCATTAGATTATGCTACCGCCACTACTTGTGCCTTCAAGTCTGAGCAAGCTTTGAAGgatattgattttgaaattCAGCGTAAAAGGCAACAGCACCATAATAACAGTCAGCCAAGCAAGAAGCAGAATACGGGTCcacctagacctcaagggcctcaaaaaCCCCAAGGTCAAATCAAGAAGCAAGCGCAGTAGAGGATACAGAATCAAGGAGCACCACCGCCTACTGAGAGGCAACCCTGCAAAGAATGTAATCGGCCGCATCTTGGCAAGTGCGAATGGGGGACCTACAGGTGTTTCTACTGCAAGGAAAATGGGCACAAAGCTGTTGATTGCCCAAAGAGAAAGGCACCTACTGTAGGGCGAGCGTATGTTATGAATGCCGAGGAAGCGGAGGAAGAAGCAGACACTACTCTTATCACAGGTAACCtagttatttaacatttttatattgcctattcttgcatgaaatgttaaattggttactAGGAATGATTTGGGAAGCAAGATTTAACTTAGTGGAACTTAGGTTGCATGCTCTTCTTAGTGGGgtttaagttatgattttaagAACCCTAGAAAAGGTTATGAATTTGGTGACTTATTTTATGATAAGGATGTTATGTttccaaataaaaagttttaggGCCAAATTAAAGAATATCTTAACCGATTAATCTTTGGGTTGTTCGAATTTGTGGCAAGGGAATTTGATGCAATTTCCGCAATCTTGGGGGTTAAAAAGTGCAAAGTTCGAAAACTTAGGGACTAGAATGCAATTTTCGCCAATTAAAGGACCAAAGCGTAATAAATCAAAACAGTAAGGGCTCAATTGCTAATACCGAAACCATAAGTACTAAGGGGTAATTTCCGAAAATTTCCTTAAGGGACTAAATTGATACTATGCGAAAATTTAAGGGCCATAGTGCAATTATCCAAAATTGGGGGACTAGAATGCATAACATTCGAAAACGTAAGGGCTAAAGTACAATTTTCACGAAATACTCAAGTTCAACGCGAAATCTTCTTGAATTTTGGGAAACTAATGATAGTaaaatccttaagtttcaactcgaaaagatttaaaagacatCTTTCACCGCGGGAGGATTATCATTTgaggtgtagctacctatgcattgctagattcaggagctaatCATTCCTTCATATATGAAACATTCATCAAAATACTgaatattactcctcaagatatgggtaTGGGTTTCAAAGTTTCGATTCCATCCGGTGATCAGATGCTCACGTCTAAAATTGTCAAGGATTTGGAGCTTCGTTTCTTCAAAAATGTAGTTCGAGCTGATCTTATTGTGCTCTCTATGCCCGAattcgatattatacttgggatggattggttatcagtgaatggagcttcgattgatttcaTTCAGCGATCAGTGTCTATTTCGACCGCCTAATGGTAAACCTTTTGTTTTTGAGGCGGCGaggaacaagcaaatgccgcatGTTATCTCTTGTTTacgtgcgaggaagcttattaagcaAGGATTCACAGCTtatctagcatgtgtcactactGCTCAGGAGTCTATCAGTCAGAAGTTAGAGGATGTTGCCATTGCGagagattttcctagcgtctttcctgaggacgtttctggcattccgCCCGATCGTGAGGTGGAATTCTCTATTAATCTAGTGCCGGGCACAGTTCCAATATCAAAAGCAccctatcgtctagcacctgcaGAAATGAAAGATTTGAAAGATCAGATACAGGACTTGTTAGACAAGgatttcattcgccctagttactctccatggggcgcaccggtattatttgtgaaaaagaaggatggtagtatgcgtctttgcatcgattatcgaGAGCTCAACAGGGTCactatcaaaaataagtatccactgccaagaatctaggatttatttgaccagttgcaaggagcatcgattttctctaagattgatctgcgttcgggataccatcagttgaaagtgaaagaAGCAGATGTCcataagacagcattcagaactagatatgggcactatgagtttatggtcatgccattcgggttgaccaatgcgccagcgatcttcatggatctcatgaatcgcgtatttcagccgtatctggatcGGTTTATTATTGTCTTAATCGAcgacatattgatctattccaggagcagagaggagcatagccGCCATCTGAGGACCGCACTGCAAGTACTGTTTGACAGGAAGCTTTTtgcaaaattcagcaagtgcgagttttggcttgatagagtggcatttttaggccacatcatttccagCAGTGGAGTGGAAGTTGATCCGAGTAAGGTAGAGGCAGTGAAAGAATGGCCAGTGCCGAAGAGTGTCACCGAGATTCGCagcttcttgggactagctggctactaccgcaagtttattcaggggttctcatctatagcggtacctatgaccgccttgacaaagaaaaatgcaaagtttatttggggacccaagtgtcaagacagttttgacaagttgaagcaagccttgatatcagcACCAGTGTTATCTATTCCATCGGGGCAAGGGGAGTACgttctttataccgacgcttctaaacttggtttgggcacagttctgatgcaaaacgatcgagttatcgcctatgcgtcgcggcagttgaaaatccatgaaaggaactaccctactcacgatcttgagcttgcagcggtagtcttcgcactgaaaatttggagacactacctttatggggagaagtgcaagatattcaccgatcataaaagtttgaaatacttcttcacccaaaaggagttgaatatgagacagcgcagatggctggagttggtgaaggattacgattgtgatattagctaccatccggggaaagctaaCGTTGTGGCAGACGCATTGAGTAGAAAAGCAGCGGTTATCACTCACCTATCTGTTAAGagaccgttgcagtccgagatgCAGCAGTTTGAGCTTGCAGTATATGCTAGaggcgaggcccctaatcttgccacattatcagTCCAGTCGACATTGAGAGACAAAATCCGAGACGGACAGTCTACTGATGAGCAATTGCAAAAATGGAGAgcaagagatgaagccaagggccggaaTTTATACTCAGGGGTGGATGGTATAGTCCGTTATCGAGaccgtctatgggttcctagtgacgattccttgagagatcttattatgaaggaagcccatgacacaccatattccattcatccgggcagtacaaagatgtatagagatttgcagttgttatactggtggccaggcatgaagagaGACATTTTGAGGTTcgtatccgagtgtttgacttgtcagcaagtcaaggcagaacATCTGAGACCAGCGGGGAAATTaaagccactccctattcccgagtggaaatgggagaatatcactatggactttgtaGTGGGATTGCCGAAGACTGTAAGAGGATTGAacgccatttgggtgatagtggatcgtcttacaaaatcagctcatttcctacctattaagacgacattcaccatggttcagtatgcagaattttatattcgggagatagttcgtctgcatgggattccagtttctattgtttctgacagagacCCGCGATTTACTTCATCTTTCTGGAAGAGCCTGTatgcagcgatggggaccaagttattgttcagtacagcattccacccgcaaaccgatggtcagtcggagagagttattcagactttggaggatctactgcgagcatgtgttattgatttccaaggcagttgggaaccaaaattacctctagtggagttcacctacaataacagcttccaatcatcaattgggatggctccttttgaggcactctatggaaggagatgtagatctcctattcattgggacgaggttggggaaagaagGGTTATTGGTCCGGATGTCATTGAAGAGACAGCTGAgcttgtagtcaaaattcgtaagagaatgaagaccgcacaaagccgacagaagagttatgcggacaagAGGCGTTGGGACTTAGAGTTTGTAGTGGGCGAccacgtatttgtgaaaatagcacctatgaagggtgttatgcgctttggcaggaaaggcaagcttagtccaaggtttataggtccgtttgagattttggagaggattgggacactagcctatagaGTGGCGTTGCCACCAGCACTTTCAGGAGTTCACAACGTGTTCCATATTTCAATGCTACGGAAGTACATGTCtaatccatcacatgtacttaaTTATGAGCCTCTGCAGCTAACTCCACATATGACATATGAGGAAAGGCCTGTCCAGATCTTAGCAAGGCAAGAGAAGAGATTGCGTAATAAAGTaattccaatggtcaaggtcaagtggctgaatcactcggaggaggaagctacttgggaaaccgagagggacttgTTGAGTCGCTACCCAGAGTTATtaggtaagttctaatttcgaggacgaaattttatttaaggggggggaggaattgtaaggttcaaaattaagacgacgtaatccaattgcatgcaaatctagaaattttgaaaaaatgagtaatttattttaatggataattaattatgtgacatacatgctTATTATGATTTTAGTGTCATTCTGCATGAAATTGTACTTTAAAAGATATTCAaatgacgatcgaggaacggagaccgagtgCTGGAAATGtaaaaatgttttattaaataattaattttaattatttatttaatataaggaTGATGTTTTcccatatttttgaaaacaaggaatgttgaggtgattttatacggcGGGACAAaaaattttatcagtgttggattttcaactaaaattcGATCTTTTAAGcagtccggctatttaattcactagcTATTTTTATGAAAACCATTTTATAAGTTTATTTAAAGCCTAACTTGCACTAGTCGGcttattaataaattaattagcaTATAAAAAACAATTAAACCCTAAGCTAAGCTCTAATTCTCACGCCGCTCAAATTTATCAAAAAAACAAAAGCTTTCCCTCGGCGCTATCAGCAGACCTCGGCCGTGGGAAACAGCAGCCTTTCTTCGAAAGTTTTGAGGGTAACTAGCCTCGGatctctccgttcttcgtcgccaTCGGTATTTCATGCATTTACGACGTAAAGGCACGCCTATAACTTCCTTTGCTCATCCATTACATCATAGTATCGATTTAAATTACGTGTGCACGAAGTACTTGAAGTTCTGTTTCAGAATTTTCGGTTTTTACACATACATGCTATGAACTAATGATTTTTATGTACCAATTCATGTCTTGTTTGTGTTTAGGGACTGCCATGATGTTATATAATgtcaaggtaaagatttcaagGAAAATAAAGCCACCCTCACGAGCCCACAAACGGCAGAAACCAAAGGAAACTAAGAAACAAAAGTTCGAAGGCTACTGTCGTTGGGTTAGGCGATCGGGTCTCACGTTTCAGGGTGGGGCTCGGACTTGGCTTGGGCCAGGACATAGCCAGAGGTCGTTAGGAGTCAGggtgagagtcctagccatgctaggactcgaaccGAAGGCTCGGGAAAGAGTCCTAGCGaggctaggactccacccgagaacccTGCACAGATTTGTGCAGGGTTCGCGCTAGGTTCAGGCGTTGGGGGCTCGATGCATGGGGCACAGGGCTGGACTAGGAAGGCTCACTAGAGTCCGAAGAGGATAGGGGAGTGTCTGGGTCAGGGCCTGGGCTCACGGGCAGGGCCTTGGATGCACACAAAGAGTCCTAGTTCCATTGAAGGATTCGGCCAGTTTAAGCAGTGTCTTGGGGGGGATTCATTTTTGACCTTGGGCGTGAGTTTCTGATGGTTTAAGGGTCCAGTAGGTAATTTTAGGATGTTGGGCAAGTTTTGGGCCAACATGGTTCGgggggtaactcgtgaaaatcgaaaGTTGACTCGGGGTCGAAATTTAGGTGTCAAATGAGggttttaaataaagaaaaaattgaaaaatggtTCATgcgggtcgagtcgtggttcataaaagctaaaataatataaaaagactaaattttgaatttaggaattttatatcaaaGTGTGGGAATTTTCGGGATTTAAAACATTGTCGAAACagttaattaaagataaatgaaaacGTATGatttttaagcttaataaaattatggaaaaattaatttaagcttaaataattatttgggacatgttagagtcaagaaatcaagaaaaaagtcagaaacgtaaaatgtcacgattaggggtaaaacggtctttttgcacctagaaattagtaaaggtcatggcagtgccctaaacgCTGTTTGTATGATATTATGATCATTTGtacatgtttatgaaatgttcaggatttatttatgatttattttaaatgtccatgaaatttcatgatttaagttgacatttaaaatacatggtgcatgcttggtttcaaaacaaaatatatttatgcatGAGTTTATAAAGTGGTGAAAACcttgatgaaagtgaagtaattgtgactatgaggatttgaggatatgaggttatgattgaggataggccaaggctcagtaaACGAtcctgtgtcgctgatgtccccgccgcccagtactatggtttcatgtagatggtaccatcgtcttttgaggattgaggaaagtcacaattaacgatctgaatcaataaaggaaaagataatgtttatgatcatgaaaatattATGTCATGTTATGATTGAGGAAAAAGGTAAAGGTGAGGTTCATGTTATGCATATcacgaaaatgttatttttcgtaaaagtattttcactgttgcatgtggttttattatgtattatttgttacaaAGATtgggtgtgttgagtctttagactcactaggtgtgatggatgcaggtggggTTGAGGGAGGCCTTGACGGGTGA contains:
- the LOC140830150 gene encoding uncharacterized protein codes for the protein MGDADRVRCTTYLLRDDAALWWEGVELGVNLATITWPQFKEIFYEKYFTADVRGRLKREFMSLRQGDLSVADFVKKFDRGCHFVPLIARDPAEKLRHFMDGLCPSLRNNVMMMHPLDYATATTCAFKSEQALKDIDFEIQRKRQQHHNNSQPSKKQNTGPPRPQGPQKPQGQIKKQAQCFYCKENGHKAVDCPKRKAPTVGRAYVMNAEEAEEEADTTLITGMIWEARFNLVELRLHALLSGV